In one Streptomyces sp. NBC_01288 genomic region, the following are encoded:
- the ileS gene encoding isoleucine--tRNA ligase: MTTPTYRQVPAQVDLPALEHAVLDFWREQKIFAKTLDQSEGRPEWVFYEGPPTANGMPGAHHIEARVFKDVFPRFRTMRGYHVARKAGWDCHGLPVELAVEKELGFTDKQDIEAYGIAEFNARCRESVTRHTDAFEALTTRMGYWTDLENPYRTMDPEYIESVWWSLKEIFDKGLLVQDYRVAPWCPRDQTGLSDHELAQGYETVVDPSVYVRFPLTSGPLAGRAALLVWTTTPWTLVSNTAVAAHPEVTYVVATKGPDSAEQLVVAEPLFTKALGEGWETTGETFTGAEMERWTYQRPFELVEFPEPAHYVVNAEYVTTEDGTGLVHQSPAFGEEDLKVCRAYGLPVVNPVRPNGTFAEDVPLVGGVFFKKADEKLTEDLKDRGLLFKHVPYEHSYPHCWRCHTALLYYAQPSWYIRTTAVKDRLLQENENTNWFPDTVKHGRYGDWLNNNIDWALSRSRYWGTPLPIWRCEDNHLTVVGSRAELTELTGTDQSGLDPHRPFIDAVTFACPQCGESATRVPEVIDAWYDSGSMPFAQWGYPHKNKELFESHYPAQFISEAIDQTRGWFYTLMAIGTLVFDKSSYENVVCLGHILAEDGRKMSKHLGNTLDPIPLMDRHGADAVRWFMAAGGSPWAARRVGHGTIQEVVRKTLLTYWNTVAFQALYARTSDWAPSAADPAPADRPVLDRWLLSELHALTDQVTQALESYDTQRAGKLLSAFVDDLSNWYVRRSRRRFWQGDKAALRTLHEVVATVTQLMAPLTPFITERVWQDLIVPVTPGAPESVHLSAWPEADLSVIDPELSKQMVLVRRLVELGRATRAESGVKTRQPLSRALIAATGFAALDRELHAQITEELNVEGLASLSEVGGSLVDTTAKANFRALGKRFGKRVQDVAKAVANADAAALSLALREGTASVEVDGETITLAPDEVIITETPREGWSVASDSGATVALDLEITEELRQAGLARDAIRLIQESRKNSGLDVADRIALRWTSTDPAVIAALSEHAALIADEVLATDFAQGEADDSYGTPFTDEGLSLVFRLHKA, encoded by the coding sequence ATGACAACGCCGACGTATCGCCAGGTGCCCGCCCAGGTCGACCTGCCCGCGCTGGAGCACGCCGTGCTCGACTTCTGGCGCGAGCAGAAGATCTTCGCCAAGACCCTGGACCAGTCCGAGGGGCGCCCCGAGTGGGTGTTCTACGAGGGCCCGCCCACGGCCAACGGCATGCCGGGCGCCCACCACATCGAGGCGCGCGTCTTCAAGGACGTCTTCCCCCGCTTCCGGACCATGCGCGGCTACCACGTGGCCCGCAAGGCCGGCTGGGACTGCCACGGCCTCCCTGTGGAGCTGGCGGTCGAGAAGGAGCTGGGCTTCACCGACAAGCAGGACATCGAGGCGTACGGCATCGCCGAGTTCAACGCCAGGTGCCGCGAGTCCGTGACCCGGCACACCGACGCCTTCGAGGCGCTCACGACCCGCATGGGGTACTGGACGGACCTCGAGAACCCGTACCGCACGATGGACCCCGAGTACATCGAGTCGGTCTGGTGGTCCCTCAAGGAGATCTTCGACAAGGGCCTGCTGGTCCAGGACTACCGCGTCGCCCCCTGGTGCCCGCGCGACCAGACGGGCCTCTCGGACCACGAGCTGGCGCAGGGCTACGAGACGGTCGTCGACCCCTCCGTGTACGTCCGTTTCCCGCTCACCTCCGGTCCGCTGGCCGGCCGTGCCGCGCTCCTGGTGTGGACGACGACCCCCTGGACGCTGGTGTCCAACACGGCCGTCGCCGCCCACCCCGAGGTCACCTACGTCGTCGCGACGAAGGGCCCCGACAGCGCAGAGCAACTCGTCGTCGCCGAGCCGCTGTTCACCAAGGCGCTCGGCGAGGGCTGGGAGACAACCGGTGAGACCTTCACCGGCGCCGAGATGGAGCGCTGGACGTATCAACGTCCGTTCGAGCTCGTGGAGTTCCCGGAGCCGGCGCACTACGTGGTGAACGCGGAGTACGTGACGACCGAGGACGGTACGGGTCTGGTCCACCAGTCCCCCGCCTTCGGCGAGGAGGACCTCAAGGTCTGCCGCGCGTACGGCCTGCCGGTCGTGAACCCGGTCCGCCCGAACGGCACCTTCGCCGAGGACGTCCCGCTCGTAGGCGGTGTCTTCTTCAAGAAGGCCGACGAAAAGCTCACCGAGGACCTCAAGGACCGCGGCCTGCTCTTCAAGCACGTGCCGTACGAGCACAGTTACCCGCACTGCTGGCGCTGCCACACCGCGCTGCTCTACTACGCACAGCCCTCCTGGTACATCCGCACCACGGCCGTCAAGGACCGTCTCCTCCAGGAGAACGAGAACACCAACTGGTTCCCGGACACGGTCAAGCACGGCCGCTACGGCGACTGGCTGAACAACAACATCGACTGGGCGCTGTCCCGCAGCCGCTACTGGGGCACCCCGCTGCCGATCTGGCGCTGCGAGGACAACCACCTCACGGTGGTGGGCTCCCGCGCGGAGCTGACCGAGCTGACGGGCACCGACCAGTCGGGCCTGGACCCGCACCGCCCGTTCATCGACGCCGTCACCTTCGCCTGCCCCCAGTGCGGCGAGAGCGCCACGCGCGTGCCCGAGGTCATCGACGCCTGGTACGACTCGGGGTCGATGCCGTTCGCGCAGTGGGGCTACCCGCACAAGAACAAGGAACTCTTCGAGTCCCACTACCCGGCGCAGTTCATCAGCGAGGCCATCGACCAGACCCGCGGCTGGTTCTACACGCTGATGGCGATCGGCACCCTGGTGTTCGACAAGTCGTCGTACGAGAACGTCGTCTGCCTCGGCCACATCCTCGCCGAGGACGGCCGCAAGATGTCCAAGCACTTGGGCAACACCCTGGACCCGATCCCGCTGATGGACCGTCACGGCGCCGACGCGGTGCGGTGGTTCATGGCGGCGGGCGGCTCCCCGTGGGCGGCACGCCGCGTGGGCCACGGCACGATCCAGGAGGTCGTCCGCAAGACCCTCCTGACGTACTGGAACACGGTCGCCTTCCAGGCCCTGTACGCGCGCACATCCGACTGGGCGCCGAGCGCGGCGGACCCGGCCCCGGCCGACCGCCCGGTCCTGGACCGCTGGCTCCTGTCCGAACTCCACGCGCTCACCGACCAGGTGACACAGGCTCTGGAGTCCTACGACACCCAGCGCGCCGGCAAGCTCCTGTCGGCGTTCGTCGACGACCTGTCCAACTGGTACGTCCGCCGCTCCCGCCGCCGCTTCTGGCAGGGCGACAAGGCCGCGCTGCGCACCCTGCACGAGGTCGTCGCGACGGTCACCCAACTGATGGCCCCGCTGACCCCGTTCATCACCGAGCGGGTCTGGCAGGACCTGATCGTCCCGGTGACCCCGGGCGCCCCCGAGTCGGTCCACCTGTCCGCGTGGCCGGAGGCGGACCTGTCCGTCATCGACCCCGAGCTGTCGAAGCAGATGGTCCTCGTACGGCGCCTGGTGGAGCTGGGCCGGGCCACGCGCGCGGAGTCGGGCGTCAAGACGCGCCAGCCGCTGTCCCGCGCGCTGATCGCGGCCACGGGCTTCGCCGCCCTGGACCGCGAACTGCACGCGCAGATCACGGAGGAGCTGAACGTCGAGGGGCTCGCTTCGCTGAGCGAGGTCGGCGGCTCGCTGGTGGACACCACGGCGAAGGCCAACTTCCGCGCCCTGGGCAAACGGTTCGGCAAGCGCGTCCAGGACGTGGCCAAGGCCGTGGCGAACGCGGACGCGGCCGCGCTGTCCCTGGCGCTGCGCGAGGGCACGGCGTCCGTCGAGGTGGACGGCGAGACCATCACGCTGGCCCCGGATGAGGTGATCATCACAGAGACCCCGCGCGAGGGCTGGTCCGTGGCCTCCGACTCGGGTGCGACGGTCGCCCTCGACCTGGAGATCACCGAGGAGCTGCGGCAGGCGGGCCTGGCCCGTGACGCGATCCGCCTGATCCAGGAGTCCCGCAAGAACAGCGGCCTGGACGTCGCCGACCGGATCGCCCTGCGCTGGACGTCGACCGACCCAGCGGTCATCGCGGCCCTGTCCGAGCACGCGGCCCTGATCGCCGACGAGGTCCTCGCCACGGACTTCGCCCAGGGCGAGGCGGACGACAGCTACGGCACCCCGTTCACCGACGAGGGCCTGTCCCTGGTGTTCCGCCTGCACAAGGCGTAG
- a CDS encoding TraR/DksA family transcriptional regulator, with protein sequence MVAKKTATKKTAAKRAVATKTASSKKVTGEGAERPGAVKKTVAKETVAEEAVAKKSAAKSTATEKAAAAKATATKTAATKTAATKTVTTRKTTATKATAVPKATDTKKTAVKKAAVKKTVAPESTSTKSSPTKSTASAKSGSTKSPTGTNRTAGTKGTTGTKKSAAKKAKAGAAQAAEQTGATTVVAKKTPGTATAAKRAVPKARVAAVPGELAVRPGEDPWTPEEVEEARTELQSEAARLSEEITSTEQALAGLMRDSGDGAGDDDADTGTKNITRESEMALAANAREMLIQTERALGKLDAGTYGLCENCGNPIGKARMQAFPRATLCVECKQKQERRY encoded by the coding sequence ATGGTGGCGAAGAAGACCGCAACGAAGAAGACCGCGGCGAAGAGGGCGGTCGCTACGAAGACGGCTTCTTCGAAGAAGGTGACCGGGGAAGGGGCCGAGAGACCGGGGGCCGTCAAGAAGACGGTGGCCAAGGAGACAGTGGCCGAGGAGGCGGTGGCCAAGAAGAGCGCCGCGAAATCCACGGCGACGGAAAAGGCGGCGGCTGCGAAGGCCACGGCTACGAAGACGGCCGCTACAAAGACGGCCGCTACGAAGACGGTGACCACCAGGAAGACGACCGCTACGAAGGCGACGGCCGTTCCGAAGGCTACGGACACGAAGAAGACGGCTGTGAAGAAAGCGGCCGTGAAGAAGACCGTCGCCCCTGAGAGCACGTCGACGAAGAGCAGTCCTACGAAGAGCACCGCCAGCGCGAAAAGCGGTTCTACGAAGAGCCCTACGGGCACGAATCGCACTGCGGGAACCAAGGGCACGACCGGCACGAAGAAGAGCGCGGCCAAGAAGGCAAAGGCGGGCGCGGCGCAGGCCGCGGAGCAGACGGGAGCCACGACGGTGGTTGCGAAGAAGACTCCTGGCACGGCCACGGCGGCGAAGAGGGCCGTTCCGAAGGCGCGGGTCGCGGCGGTGCCCGGCGAGCTCGCGGTGCGCCCCGGCGAGGACCCCTGGACGCCCGAGGAGGTCGAGGAGGCCCGTACCGAGTTGCAGTCCGAGGCCGCGCGGCTCAGCGAGGAGATCACGTCCACCGAGCAGGCCCTCGCCGGTCTGATGCGGGACTCCGGGGACGGCGCGGGCGACGACGACGCCGACACCGGCACCAAGAACATCACGCGCGAGAGCGAGATGGCGCTGGCCGCCAACGCGCGCGAGATGCTGATCCAGACCGAGCGCGCCCTGGGGAAGCTGGACGCCGGCACCTACGGCCTGTGCGAGAACTGCGGCAACCCGATCGGCAAGGCCCGCATGCAGGCCTTCCCCCGGGCCACCCTGTGCGTCGAGTGCAAGCAGAAGCAGGAACGACGGTACTGA
- the pgeF gene encoding peptidoglycan editing factor PgeF, whose translation MIGQFDTVSGAHFAFTDRWGGVSAVPYEELNLGGAVGDDADAVRTNRELAAKSLGLDPALVVWMSQVHGADVAVVEEPWDASDIPSVDAVVTARRGLALAVLTADCTPVLLADPVAGIAGAAHAGRPGMVAGVVPAAVRAMVELGADPARILARTGPAVCGRCYEVPADMRADVAAVEPAAYAETSWGTPAVDVTAGAHAQLGRLGVRDRERSSVCTRESDDHFSYRRDRTTGRLASYVWLD comes from the coding sequence GTGATAGGACAGTTCGACACCGTGAGCGGCGCGCATTTCGCCTTCACCGACAGGTGGGGCGGGGTGAGCGCCGTTCCGTACGAGGAGCTCAACCTCGGCGGAGCGGTCGGCGACGACGCCGACGCGGTCCGTACCAATCGCGAACTGGCCGCCAAGTCACTGGGGTTGGACCCGGCGCTGGTGGTCTGGATGAGCCAGGTGCACGGCGCGGACGTGGCGGTCGTCGAGGAGCCCTGGGACGCCTCGGACATCCCCTCCGTCGACGCGGTCGTCACCGCCCGGCGCGGCCTCGCCCTCGCCGTGCTGACCGCCGACTGCACGCCGGTCCTGCTCGCCGACCCGGTCGCCGGGATCGCGGGCGCGGCCCACGCCGGACGCCCGGGCATGGTCGCCGGGGTCGTCCCCGCCGCCGTACGGGCCATGGTGGAACTCGGCGCCGATCCCGCCCGGATCCTCGCCCGCACCGGACCCGCCGTCTGCGGCCGGTGCTACGAAGTGCCCGCGGACATGCGCGCCGACGTCGCCGCCGTGGAACCGGCGGCGTACGCCGAGACGAGTTGGGGCACTCCCGCGGTCGACGTGACCGCCGGGGCGCACGCGCAGCTCGGCCGGCTCGGGGTGCGCGACCGGGAGCGGTCGTCGGTGTGCACCCGTGAATCGGACGACCACTTCTCGTACCGCCGCGACCGTACGACCGGGCGCCTGGCGAGCTATGTCTGGCTGGACTGA
- a CDS encoding cell division protein SepF, with the protein MAGAMRKMAVYLGLVEDDGYDGRGFDPDDDFEPELDPEPERDRRRHEPSHQSHTPHQSQRDEPVRVVQPPAPREPVSHSASLGAESGRPARIAPVASITQERQSLEKNAPVIMPKVVSEREPYRITTLHPRTYNEARTIGEHFREGTPVIMNLTEMDDTDAKRLVDFAAGLVFGLHGSIERVTQKVFLLSPANVDVTAEDKARIAEGGFFNQS; encoded by the coding sequence ATGGCCGGCGCGATGCGCAAGATGGCGGTCTACCTCGGCCTCGTGGAGGACGATGGGTACGACGGCCGGGGTTTCGACCCCGATGACGACTTCGAACCCGAACTGGACCCGGAGCCCGAGCGGGACCGTCGACGGCACGAGCCGTCGCACCAGTCACACACCCCACATCAGTCTCAAAGGGACGAACCGGTACGAGTGGTGCAGCCTCCGGCCCCTCGTGAACCGGTGTCCCATTCCGCTTCACTGGGTGCGGAATCAGGGCGTCCGGCGCGTATCGCGCCCGTGGCATCCATCACACAAGAACGCCAGTCCCTGGAGAAGAACGCACCGGTGATCATGCCCAAGGTCGTGTCGGAACGAGAGCCTTACCGGATCACCACACTTCACCCCCGGACCTACAACGAGGCCCGTACCATCGGGGAACACTTCCGTGAAGGCACCCCGGTGATCATGAATCTGACTGAGATGGATGACACAGACGCCAAGCGACTTGTCGACTTTGCGGCCGGTTTGGTGTTTGGTCTTCACGGCAGCATCGAGCGGGTGACGCAGAAGGTGTTCCTGTTGTCGCCTGCTAACGTCGATGTCACGGCGGAGGACAAGGCCCGCATCGCAGAGGGCGGGTTCTTCAATCAGAGCTGA
- a CDS encoding GNAT family N-acetyltransferase, with protein MTPAPYVVRVAEDPADREACFAVRKEVFVVEQGVPQEIEYDDHDAVATHVLAVREDGVPLGTGRLLYGEAAAAKTGGDPTVGSLGRLAVTKEARGLGVGVELVRAIEDAARARGLAAVDLHAQTHALGFYERLGYEAYGPEFPDAGISHRAMRRAL; from the coding sequence ATGACTCCGGCGCCCTACGTGGTGCGCGTCGCCGAGGACCCGGCCGACCGTGAGGCCTGCTTCGCGGTGCGCAAGGAGGTCTTCGTCGTCGAGCAGGGCGTGCCCCAGGAGATCGAGTACGACGACCACGACGCCGTAGCGACGCATGTGCTCGCCGTGCGTGAGGACGGGGTGCCGCTCGGGACCGGGCGGCTGTTGTACGGCGAGGCGGCCGCGGCGAAGACCGGCGGGGATCCGACCGTGGGGTCCCTGGGGCGGCTGGCCGTCACCAAGGAGGCGCGGGGGCTCGGGGTCGGGGTCGAGCTGGTGCGGGCGATCGAGGACGCGGCACGCGCGCGTGGGCTGGCCGCCGTGGATCTGCATGCGCAGACGCATGCGCTGGGGTTCTACGAACGGCTCGGTTACGAGGCGTACGGGCCGGAATTTCCGGACGCTGGTATTTCTCATCGGGCGATGCGGCGCGCTCTGTAA
- a CDS encoding DivIVA domain-containing protein → MPLTPEDVRNKQFTTVRLREGYDEDEVDAFLDEVEAELTRLLRENEDLRAKLAAATRAAAQNQQNMRKPPEQDQQQGGMQQGGMQQQGMPQQGMPPQGMRGPGGPVPAGISGPPQQQMGGPMGGPPQLPSGAPQLPAGPGGQGQGGPQGQGPMGQGPMGGPMGQGPMQGQMQQMGQGPMQGQMGGQPPMQQQMGGPMGGPMGGGMPQQGPGGDSAARVLSLAQQTADQAIAEARSEANKIVGEARSRAEGLERDARAKADALERDAQEKHRVAMGSLESARATLERKVEDLRGFEREYRTRLKSYLESQLRQLETQADDSLAPPRAPAAASLPPSPAPSMAPAGASAPSYGGNQGMGGPPPAGPSYGGQQQMSPAMTQPMAPVRPQGPSPMGQAPSPMRGFLIDEDDN, encoded by the coding sequence ATGCCGTTGACCCCCGAGGACGTGCGGAACAAGCAGTTCACGACCGTCCGCCTCCGAGAAGGCTATGACGAGGACGAGGTCGATGCCTTCCTCGACGAGGTCGAAGCCGAACTGACGCGCCTGCTCCGCGAGAACGAGGACCTGCGCGCCAAGTTGGCCGCGGCCACGCGCGCCGCGGCCCAGAACCAACAGAACATGCGCAAGCCCCCCGAACAGGACCAGCAGCAGGGCGGCATGCAGCAAGGCGGCATGCAGCAGCAGGGGATGCCCCAGCAGGGCATGCCCCCGCAAGGCATGCGCGGTCCGGGCGGCCCGGTGCCCGCCGGCATATCGGGCCCGCCGCAGCAGCAGATGGGCGGCCCCATGGGAGGCCCGCCCCAGCTGCCGAGCGGTGCCCCGCAGTTGCCCGCAGGCCCCGGTGGCCAGGGTCAGGGCGGCCCGCAGGGTCAGGGTCCGATGGGACAGGGCCCCATGGGCGGTCCGATGGGCCAGGGCCCGATGCAGGGTCAGATGCAGCAGATGGGCCAGGGCCCGATGCAGGGTCAGATGGGCGGCCAGCCCCCCATGCAGCAGCAGATGGGCGGTCCCATGGGCGGTCCCATGGGTGGCGGCATGCCGCAGCAGGGCCCCGGTGGCGACAGCGCCGCCCGTGTCCTCTCGCTGGCCCAGCAGACCGCCGACCAGGCGATCGCCGAGGCCCGTTCCGAGGCCAACAAGATCGTCGGCGAGGCCCGTTCGCGCGCCGAGGGTCTTGAGCGTGACGCCCGTGCCAAGGCCGACGCCCTGGAGCGGGACGCGCAGGAGAAGCACCGCGTCGCGATGGGCTCCCTGGAGTCCGCCCGCGCCACGCTGGAGCGCAAGGTCGAGGACCTGCGCGGCTTCGAGCGCGAGTACCGCACGCGTCTGAAGTCCTACCTGGAGTCCCAGCTGCGTCAGTTGGAGACCCAGGCCGACGACTCGCTGGCTCCGCCGCGTGCTCCGGCCGCCGCGTCGCTTCCGCCGTCCCCGGCGCCTTCCATGGCCCCGGCAGGCGCGAGCGCCCCGTCGTACGGCGGCAACCAGGGCATGGGCGGCCCGCCGCCCGCCGGTCCGTCCTACGGCGGCCAGCAGCAGATGTCCCCGGCCATGACCCAGCCGATGGCGCCGGTACGGCCGCAGGGCCCGTCGCCGATGGGCCAGGCTCCCTCGCCGATGCGCGGGTTCCTGATCGACGAGGACGACAACTGA
- a CDS encoding YggT family protein: protein MSVFAQVIYIALMVFLIVLIFRLVMDYVFQFARSWQPGKAMVVVLEAAYTVTDPPLKLLRRFIPPLRLGGVALDLSFFVLMIIVYILISIVGNLAR, encoded by the coding sequence ATGAGCGTGTTCGCGCAGGTGATCTACATCGCGCTGATGGTGTTCCTCATCGTGCTCATCTTCCGGTTGGTCATGGACTACGTCTTCCAGTTCGCCCGCTCATGGCAACCCGGCAAGGCGATGGTGGTCGTTCTGGAGGCCGCCTACACTGTCACCGATCCACCGTTGAAGCTTCTGCGGCGGTTCATCCCGCCGTTGCGTCTCGGGGGCGTGGCGCTCGACCTGTCCTTCTTCGTCCTGATGATCATCGTCTACATCTTGATCTCTATCGTGGGCAATCTCGCGAGGTGA
- a CDS encoding YggS family pyridoxal phosphate-dependent enzyme: MTDRGQEIAVNLARVEERIAAACTAAGRKREEVTLIVVTKTYPASDVRMLAELGVRHVAENRDQDAAPKAAECADLPLSWHFVGQLQTNKVRSVVGYADVVQSVDRSRLVTALSKEAERSGRELGCLIQVALDAGVSGRGERGGVGPGGIGELADLVAGAPGLRLDGLMTVAPLTGEYEGRQLEAFGRLMDLSTDLRRAHPAANMVSAGMSADLEQAVAAGATHVRVGTAVLGVRPRLG, translated from the coding sequence ATGACGGACCGTGGGCAAGAAATCGCCGTGAATCTGGCGAGAGTCGAGGAACGTATCGCCGCCGCCTGTACGGCGGCCGGGCGCAAGCGTGAAGAAGTGACCCTGATCGTGGTCACCAAGACCTATCCGGCGAGCGACGTGCGGATGTTGGCGGAACTCGGTGTGCGTCATGTCGCCGAGAACCGGGACCAGGACGCCGCCCCGAAGGCCGCCGAATGCGCGGATCTGCCGCTGAGTTGGCACTTCGTCGGTCAGTTGCAGACCAACAAGGTGCGATCCGTGGTCGGTTACGCCGATGTCGTGCAGTCGGTCGACCGGTCCCGGCTCGTCACCGCGCTGTCGAAGGAGGCCGAGCGGTCCGGGCGCGAACTGGGCTGTCTCATCCAGGTCGCACTCGACGCGGGAGTGAGCGGGCGGGGCGAGCGGGGTGGCGTCGGACCGGGTGGGATCGGGGAGTTGGCCGATCTCGTCGCCGGGGCCCCGGGGTTGCGGCTCGACGGACTGATGACCGTCGCTCCGCTCACCGGTGAGTACGAGGGACGCCAACTGGAGGCGTTCGGGCGGTTGATGGATTTGTCGACTGACCTGCGCCGAGCCCATCCTGCTGCGAACATGGTGTCGGCAGGGATGAGTGCGGACCTCGAACAGGCCGTGGCAGCCGGAGCGACACATGTACGCGTCGGCACTGCGGTACTCGGCGTGCGCCCCAGGCTCGGGTAA
- a CDS encoding RluA family pseudouridine synthase: protein MSTVPEIRNLPVPDGLEGERVDAAISRMFGFSRTKAAELAAAGKVTVDGSVVGKSERVHGGAWLEVEMPQAPAPVQIVAEPVEGMEIVYDDDDVIVIVKPVGVAAHPSPGWTGTTVIGGLAAAGYRISTSGAAERQGIVHRLDVGTSGLMVVAKSERAYTSLKRQFKERTVDKRYHTLVQGHPDPTSGTIDAPIGRHPNHDYKWAVTAEGKPSVTHYDLIEAFRAASLLDVKLETGRTHQIRVHMAAHRHPCVGDLTYGADPTLSKRLRLTRQWLHAVRLGFEHPADGQWVEFESGYPDDLQQALDLVREETYA, encoded by the coding sequence GTGAGCACAGTTCCCGAGATCCGAAACCTGCCCGTGCCCGACGGCCTGGAGGGCGAGCGTGTCGACGCCGCCATCTCCCGCATGTTCGGCTTCTCCCGTACGAAGGCCGCCGAGCTGGCCGCGGCGGGGAAGGTCACGGTCGACGGCTCGGTGGTCGGGAAGTCCGAGCGGGTGCACGGCGGGGCCTGGCTGGAGGTCGAGATGCCGCAGGCGCCCGCGCCCGTGCAGATCGTCGCCGAGCCCGTCGAGGGCATGGAGATCGTCTACGACGACGATGACGTGATCGTGATCGTCAAGCCGGTCGGTGTCGCCGCCCACCCCAGCCCCGGCTGGACCGGGACCACGGTCATCGGCGGGCTGGCCGCCGCCGGGTACCGCATCTCGACGTCCGGTGCCGCTGAGCGCCAGGGCATCGTGCACCGCCTCGACGTCGGCACGTCCGGCCTGATGGTCGTCGCGAAGTCGGAGCGGGCGTACACCTCCCTGAAGCGCCAGTTCAAGGAGCGCACGGTCGACAAGCGCTACCACACGCTGGTCCAGGGCCACCCCGACCCGACCAGCGGCACCATCGACGCCCCCATCGGCCGCCACCCGAACCACGACTACAAGTGGGCGGTCACCGCCGAGGGCAAGCCGTCCGTCACGCACTACGACCTCATCGAGGCGTTCCGCGCGGCCTCCCTGCTCGACGTGAAGCTGGAGACCGGCCGCACCCACCAGATCCGCGTACACATGGCGGCCCACCGCCACCCGTGCGTCGGCGACCTCACGTACGGCGCCGACCCGACGCTCTCCAAGCGGTTGCGCCTGACCCGCCAGTGGCTGCACGCCGTCCGGCTCGGCTTCGAGCACCCCGCCGACGGGCAGTGGGTCGAGTTCGAGAGCGGCTACCCGGACGACCTCCAGCAGGCCCTGGACCTGGTGCGCGAGGAGACGTACGCATGA
- the lspA gene encoding signal peptidase II produces the protein MAEAERIIGTPDTPEAAGAEPEQGDTASPPRGKRRIAVLFVVAAFAYTLDLVSKLLVVAKLEHHAPIEVFGDWLEFHAIRNPGAAFGFGAAFTVIFTMIAAAVIVVIARLARKLYSLPWAIALGLLLGGALGNLTDRIFRSPGIFQGEVVDFIAPKGFAVFNLADSAIVCGGILIVLLSFRGLDPDGTVHKD, from the coding sequence GTGGCAGAGGCGGAGCGCATCATCGGTACGCCGGATACCCCAGAGGCGGCGGGGGCAGAGCCGGAGCAGGGTGACACCGCGTCGCCCCCCAGGGGGAAGCGCCGGATCGCCGTGCTGTTCGTGGTGGCCGCCTTCGCGTACACCCTCGACCTGGTCAGCAAGCTGCTCGTGGTCGCCAAGCTGGAGCACCACGCGCCGATCGAGGTCTTCGGGGACTGGCTGGAGTTCCACGCGATCCGCAACCCCGGCGCGGCCTTCGGGTTCGGCGCGGCCTTCACGGTCATCTTCACGATGATCGCGGCCGCCGTGATCGTGGTGATCGCCCGGCTGGCCCGCAAGCTCTACAGCCTGCCGTGGGCCATCGCGCTCGGGCTGCTGCTGGGCGGTGCGCTCGGCAACCTCACCGACCGGATCTTCCGTTCGCCCGGCATCTTCCAGGGCGAGGTCGTCGACTTCATCGCGCCCAAGGGCTTCGCCGTCTTCAACCTCGCCGACTCGGCGATCGTGTGCGGCGGCATCCTGATCGTGCTGCTCTCCTTCCGCGGCCTGGACCCGGACGGCACCGTCCACAAGGACTGA